Proteins found in one Mycoplasmopsis bovigenitalium genomic segment:
- the rbfA gene encoding 30S ribosome-binding factor RbfA: MSKSINALRKESQLKTMIAQIVTTELTNSNIINPTVVDCELSADSSHAKVFVTFSEKSSDGIEAIRNAAGFIRKTLAHSLDWRKVPELHFELDTVIDGAMKIEKILEQIKHEND; this comes from the coding sequence ATGAGTAAAAGTATAAATGCACTAAGAAAAGAAAGTCAACTTAAAACAATGATTGCTCAGATTGTAACAACAGAATTAACTAATTCAAATATTATCAATCCAACTGTTGTTGATTGTGAACTTTCTGCCGATTCTTCACATGCTAAAGTATTTGTAACCTTTAGTGAAAAATCAAGTGATGGAATTGAGGCAATTAGAAACGCTGCTGGTTTTATAAGAAAAACACTGGCGCACTCTCTAGATTGACGCAAAGTTCCTGAACTTCATTTTGAGCTAGATACCGTCATTGATGGCGCTATGAAAATTGAAAAAATTTTAGAGCAAATCAAACACGAAAATGATTAA
- a CDS encoding inorganic diphosphatase: MSKNNVIEIKIEIPKGSNIKYEFDRADGQIHVDRILRGDFVYPANYGFIPNALDWDGDELDVLVYSPEKFIPGVVLNARIIGAMKMIDSGETDTKLIAVHADDYRLDSINKLEELPEPFLRDVETFFNNYKNWKKPGSTKVTGFEGIEWALEELDECTHLMNEYGKMPKKEFVAKMMKEHPEKYEF, translated from the coding sequence ATGTCAAAAAATAATGTTATTGAAATTAAAATTGAAATCCCAAAGGGATCAAATATTAAATACGAATTTGACCGTGCAGATGGTCAAATTCACGTTGATAGAATTTTAAGAGGAGATTTTGTTTACCCAGCTAACTACGGGTTTATTCCTAATGCTCTCGACTGAGATGGTGATGAATTAGATGTTTTAGTTTATTCACCAGAAAAATTCATTCCTGGAGTTGTATTAAACGCAAGAATTATCGGAGCAATGAAAATGATTGATTCGGGCGAAACTGATACAAAATTGATCGCAGTTCATGCTGATGATTATCGTTTAGACTCAATCAATAAACTTGAGGAGCTTCCTGAACCATTCTTAAGAGATGTTGAAACATTTTTTAACAACTACAAAAACTGAAAAAAACCTGGTTCAACAAAAGTTACAGGTTTTGAAGGTATTGAATGAGCATTGGAAGAACTTGACGAATGTACTCATTTAATGAATGAATACGGAAAAATGCCTAAAAAAGAATTCGTTGCTAAAATGATGAAAGAGCACCCAGAAAAATACGAATTTTAA